The Bacteroidota bacterium genome window below encodes:
- a CDS encoding aldehyde dehydrogenase family protein, whose protein sequence is MSQKFQNLINGVWKDSVSGNTFENRNPANWNDDLIGIFPSSSAEDVNEAVAAAKEAFKKWRLVPAPKRGDVLKIVGDMMLERKDEIAHEMTREMGKVFAETKGDVQEGIDTAYYAASEGRRLFGMNAPSELPNKMNLSFRVPIGVGGFITPWNFPMAIPTWKMFPALVCGNTCVFKPAELTPKTAAILVEIIDAAMRQELGKDYIPGVINIVHGKGRIVGEAITNHPDIDLISFTGSTAVGKRINEVAGKELKRVSLELGGKNAQIVMADANMDLAIEAVLWGAFGTTGQRCTATSRLILHKDIHDEFVKRLVEKASKLRLGYGNDKGVDVGPCVSESQRETVNNYVKIARDEDKATLALGGDYAKEGDLAKGWFYKPTIFTGVTPEMRIAKEEVFGPVLAVLKCDSLENAIDILNNTQYGLSSSIFTNNVNDAFTAVRDIQAGITYINGATIGAEAHMPFGGVKATGNGHREGGWTVYDFYTEWKAVYIDYSGKLQRAQIDNY, encoded by the coding sequence ATGTCACAAAAATTTCAGAACTTAATAAACGGAGTCTGGAAAGACTCAGTATCAGGCAATACATTTGAAAACAGAAATCCGGCAAACTGGAACGACGATTTAATCGGAATATTTCCATCTTCTTCAGCAGAAGATGTGAACGAAGCAGTTGCAGCTGCAAAAGAAGCTTTCAAAAAATGGAGACTCGTACCTGCTCCTAAAAGAGGAGATGTTTTAAAAATCGTAGGCGATATGATGCTTGAGCGCAAAGATGAGATTGCACACGAAATGACACGCGAAATGGGAAAGGTATTTGCCGAAACAAAAGGTGATGTACAGGAAGGTATCGATACAGCTTATTATGCAGCATCTGAAGGAAGAAGACTTTTCGGAATGAACGCACCGAGCGAGCTTCCTAACAAAATGAATTTAAGTTTCAGAGTGCCGATTGGCGTTGGCGGATTTATAACTCCGTGGAATTTCCCAATGGCAATCCCAACATGGAAAATGTTTCCTGCTTTAGTCTGCGGTAATACATGTGTATTCAAACCGGCAGAACTTACTCCGAAGACAGCAGCTATCCTTGTTGAAATTATCGATGCAGCTATGAGACAGGAGCTTGGTAAAGATTATATTCCCGGCGTTATAAATATCGTTCACGGAAAAGGAAGAATAGTAGGTGAAGCAATTACAAATCATCCTGATATAGACTTGATTTCTTTTACAGGTTCAACTGCAGTCGGAAAAAGAATCAACGAAGTTGCAGGAAAAGAACTTAAAAGAGTTTCGTTAGAACTTGGCGGAAAGAATGCGCAGATCGTAATGGCAGATGCCAATATGGACTTAGCAATCGAAGCTGTTCTATGGGGAGCATTCGGCACAACCGGTCAAAGATGCACAGCTACTTCAAGATTAATACTTCACAAAGATATTCACGATGAATTTGTAAAAAGATTAGTAGAGAAGGCATCAAAGCTTAGACTTGGTTACGGTAACGATAAAGGTGTTGATGTCGGTCCATGCGTAAGTGAATCACAGAGAGAAACTGTAAACAACTATGTAAAGATTGCAAGAGATGAAGATAAGGCAACATTAGCTCTTGGCGGTGATTATGCAAAAGAAGGTGACCTTGCAAAAGGCTGGTTCTATAAGCCAACAATATTTACAGGTGTTACACCCGAAATGAGAATTGCAAAAGAAGAGGTTTTCGGTCCTGTACTCGCAGTATTGAAATGCGACTCACTTGAAAATGCAATCGATATCTTAAACAACACTCAATACGGATTATCATCAAGCATATTCACAAATAATGTTAACGATGCATTTACTGCGGTAAGAGATATTCAGGCAGGTATAACTTACATCAACGGAGCTACAATCGGAGCAGAAGCACATATGCCTTTCGGCGGAGTTAAAGCTACCGGCAACGGACACCGTGAAGGCGGCTGGACGGTGTATGATTTCTATACAGAATGGAAGGCAGTTTATATCGATTACTCAGGAAAATTACAGAGAGCGCAGATAGATAATTATTAG
- a CDS encoding M13 family metallopeptidase, translating to MKSYKIFYPLLALFVFASISIASAQQADPLQVNRDFSVKPGVDFFHYANGTWFKNNPIPASETTNGLWSLITDTINAQIKRICELSAEDSDAPKGSNKQKIGDFYFSGMDTVTIEKLGLEPLRADINKIEGITDVKSLLSVMAYLRKISVDPGFSFYIGQDEKNSEKYVINFGQGGLGLGEREYYVSTDEANIKIKNEYVKHLTAMFKLMGYDDNTAASNAATVMKMETEFANNSRKMEDLRDPEHNYNKMSVDKFNQLTPSVSWAEVIGYLGIPNADTVNVGQPEFFTGFEKSLKNFSIEDWKTYLKWNLVNSYADYLSTPFVNQNFDFYYRILEGVPEMRPRWKRIVDQTNGSLGELIGQVYVAEYTPAGTKEKLLEIGNNIKAVYGERIKKLDWMSEATKKKALNKLSKVFMKVGYPDKWRDMSALQIDRSSYANNVKRVIEWYYNYRINKYGKPVDRTEWGMTPQTYNAYYSPTNNEICVPACNIMVPGFEGRLPDDAVLYGIIGGSTFGHEITHGFDDQGSKYDEFGNLNEWWTKEDREKFTQKTKKIVEQFNQYKVEELHVNGENTQGENIADLGGVVMGLEAFHKTKQYKDNVKIAGLTPTQRYFLAYAYAWMVNKRVEAQRRQIMTNEHAPEQFRVLGPLSNMVEFYEAFNIKDGQPMWRDEDERVVIW from the coding sequence ATGAAATCATACAAAATATTTTACCCTTTACTGGCGTTGTTCGTCTTTGCTTCAATTTCAATTGCATCAGCGCAGCAGGCAGATCCGCTGCAGGTTAACAGAGATTTTTCTGTAAAGCCCGGAGTTGATTTTTTCCATTACGCAAACGGCACATGGTTTAAAAATAATCCTATCCCTGCCTCTGAAACAACGAACGGTTTATGGAGCTTAATTACAGATACTATCAATGCACAGATAAAAAGAATATGCGAACTCTCAGCCGAGGATTCCGACGCGCCGAAGGGAAGCAACAAGCAAAAGATTGGTGATTTCTATTTCAGCGGAATGGATACTGTGACCATCGAAAAGCTCGGACTTGAACCGCTTAGAGCAGACATTAATAAAATAGAAGGTATAACTGATGTAAAAAGCCTTCTGAGTGTTATGGCTTATCTGAGGAAAATCTCAGTTGACCCCGGATTTTCATTTTACATAGGACAAGATGAAAAGAACAGCGAGAAATATGTTATTAACTTCGGACAGGGAGGACTCGGATTAGGCGAGAGAGAGTATTACGTTTCAACCGATGAAGCAAACATTAAAATCAAGAATGAATATGTAAAACATCTTACAGCTATGTTCAAGCTGATGGGCTATGATGACAACACTGCTGCAAGTAACGCTGCAACTGTTATGAAGATGGAAACGGAATTTGCCAACAACAGCAGAAAGATGGAAGACCTTCGCGACCCCGAACACAACTATAACAAAATGTCCGTTGATAAATTCAATCAGCTGACTCCTTCAGTTTCATGGGCAGAAGTAATAGGATATCTTGGAATTCCCAATGCAGATACAGTTAATGTCGGACAGCCTGAATTTTTCACAGGCTTTGAAAAATCACTGAAGAACTTTTCTATAGAAGACTGGAAGACATATCTTAAATGGAATCTCGTGAACTCATATGCTGATTACCTCAGCACACCTTTTGTAAATCAGAACTTTGATTTCTATTACAGAATACTTGAAGGCGTTCCGGAAATGAGACCAAGATGGAAAAGAATTGTTGACCAGACGAACGGCTCACTTGGAGAATTGATAGGTCAGGTTTATGTTGCCGAATACACTCCTGCAGGAACAAAGGAAAAACTGCTTGAGATCGGCAATAACATCAAAGCTGTTTACGGTGAAAGAATAAAGAAGCTTGACTGGATGAGCGAAGCAACGAAGAAGAAAGCTCTGAATAAACTGAGCAAGGTATTTATGAAAGTTGGTTACCCGGATAAATGGAGAGATATGAGCGCGCTGCAAATCGATAGAAGCTCCTATGCAAATAATGTAAAGCGAGTAATTGAATGGTACTATAACTACAGAATAAACAAGTACGGCAAACCGGTTGACAGAACTGAATGGGGTATGACTCCTCAGACTTACAACGCTTATTACAGTCCCACCAATAACGAGATATGCGTGCCTGCATGCAACATAATGGTACCCGGATTTGAGGGCAGACTTCCCGATGACGCTGTGCTTTACGGAATTATCGGCGGCTCGACATTCGGACATGAGATAACTCACGGCTTCGATGACCAGGGCAGCAAATACGACGAGTTCGGAAACTTAAATGAATGGTGGACTAAGGAAGACAGGGAGAAGTTCACACAGAAGACTAAGAAGATAGTAGAGCAGTTCAATCAGTACAAAGTAGAAGAGCTTCATGTAAACGGCGAGAACACTCAGGGTGAAAACATTGCCGATCTTGGCGGAGTTGTTATGGGCTTAGAGGCATTCCATAAGACCAAGCAGTATAAGGATAACGTTAAGATTGCAGGTCTCACACCAACGCAGAGATACTTCCTTGCCTATGCATACGCATGGATGGTGAATAAAAGAGTTGAGGCTCAGAGACGCCAGATAATGACTAACGAGCATGCGCCGGAACAGTTCAGAGTACTTGGACCTCTAAGCAACATGGTCGAGTTCTATGAAGCTTTCAATATTAAAGATGGGCAGCCGATGTGGAGAGATGAAGATGAAAGGGTAGTTATTTGGTGA
- a CDS encoding T9SS type A sorting domain-containing protein has protein sequence MKKILLLSLSVFFFLVTICNAQVNSVQVTPGGTFYNSITDAYTAILGGAPISQAYIIELQSIYDGSTEIFPINLTAVSGTSSANTITIRPASGVSSLLVASTQVGFGTIDMNGADYIVIDGRAGGTGSSRNLTIRNSSNSTTIGTSAIRLANDAENNVVKYCVLQGLGKDANSGTGVVQFTTTTGTNGNSGNYVTRNLIQDDPTNVTDLPNYCVASNGNTSTGSGLNSNNSITNNELTNFFNRGVSLFGLNGNGWHIDSNFVYRNSYTKVPGATNCLSVLVAITGFTINNNTIAGPTPADTFYMGVTNLQWTGIVSTNGGAGFVSNNTISKIRMISTTAGTGINVGGTGGNYTVSGNTITDIVQRNTGEFRGIVSNSPAVTISNNTLSNIQCTNATGTNNNIRGIFHSGASTTAIITDNTLSNFITSGISTTFNSTNANPLNGIFVGTADSCAIYNNSVSGLSMTSTTAINTAAFGIGATACAKTFIGNNYIADINNLNTGATSRTGGILIFNASSRQWIWNNLISLGYNTNNSLNVYGIVHYNTAAQTGPLYIYDNSVYLSGTASGTAASYAFQRVRETPIELKGNILSNIRSGGTGGQFAISVINSTTNWTAGNINNNDIYSANSSTIGQWLTNSYDFPNWKTNSGADANSISSDPLYHSIINLRLLPNSPCYNAGVPVSYVPVDYYGTTRSLTTPTIGAVEMTSTQSPTSQNTITSPTTSTDNVVLSLAAAGGLSVNPATLSPASGSHFTGQYYSSGSTGNHPGATNISGYYWTVSTDASSFTGSVRFYFNNIPANGVLVPGTLKLLKRNGPGLDWAVWPTTTNTATYIEATGLTGFSEFALGGDVDNPLPVELTSFSAVINNRDVNLNWKTTTETNNSGFDIERKTIDGSWTKIGFVNGSGNSNHENSYSYSDRNLSKGNYNYRLKQIDFNGAYKYYTLAGNVSVGVPVKFELSQNYPNPFNPATKINFSLPKDAKVTLTVFDISGREIARLLNDEFKQADFYTVQFNGLNLASGVYFYKIEAGEFIQTKKMMLVK, from the coding sequence ATGAAAAAAATTCTCCTTCTTTCCCTATCAGTTTTTTTCTTTTTAGTTACAATTTGTAATGCGCAGGTTAACTCCGTTCAGGTAACTCCCGGCGGAACATTTTACAACAGCATTACAGATGCTTATACTGCCATACTTGGAGGGGCTCCGATATCGCAGGCATATATAATTGAACTTCAGTCTATTTACGATGGAAGCACAGAAATTTTTCCAATCAATTTAACGGCAGTCAGCGGCACAAGCTCGGCCAATACAATTACTATAAGACCGGCATCGGGTGTATCAAGTCTTCTTGTGGCAAGCACGCAGGTCGGATTCGGCACAATAGATATGAACGGAGCAGATTATATTGTTATCGACGGTAGAGCAGGCGGAACGGGCAGTTCAAGAAATCTTACTATAAGAAATTCATCCAACTCTACAACTATAGGAACATCTGCCATTCGCCTTGCGAATGATGCAGAGAACAATGTAGTAAAATACTGTGTGCTGCAGGGACTGGGAAAAGATGCTAACAGCGGAACAGGTGTAGTTCAGTTCACGACTACTACAGGCACTAACGGAAATTCAGGAAACTATGTAACAAGAAATCTGATTCAGGATGACCCGACAAACGTAACGGATTTACCAAACTACTGTGTGGCTTCAAACGGCAATACAAGTACGGGCTCAGGATTGAACTCAAACAACTCAATCACCAATAACGAACTTACAAATTTTTTTAACAGAGGTGTTTCATTGTTCGGGCTTAACGGCAACGGATGGCATATTGACAGCAACTTTGTTTACAGAAACAGCTATACAAAAGTTCCGGGAGCAACTAACTGCTTATCGGTTCTTGTAGCTATTACAGGGTTCACAATAAATAATAATACAATTGCAGGACCGACTCCCGCAGACACATTTTACATGGGTGTAACAAATCTGCAATGGACGGGAATAGTATCAACAAACGGAGGCGCAGGATTTGTTTCAAATAATACTATCTCTAAAATCAGAATGATTTCTACAACTGCAGGAACGGGAATAAACGTCGGCGGTACAGGAGGAAATTATACTGTAAGCGGTAACACAATTACGGATATAGTACAGAGAAATACAGGGGAGTTCAGAGGTATAGTTTCAAATTCTCCGGCAGTCACAATCAGTAATAACACACTTTCCAATATTCAGTGTACAAATGCTACGGGAACGAACAATAATATACGGGGAATATTTCACTCAGGAGCTTCTACTACTGCAATTATAACTGACAACACGCTTAGCAATTTTATTACCTCGGGAATAAGCACTACGTTTAACTCCACGAACGCAAATCCGCTTAACGGAATATTTGTAGGCACGGCAGACTCCTGCGCTATTTACAATAACAGTGTAAGCGGACTGAGCATGACAAGCACCACTGCAATTAATACAGCTGCCTTTGGTATCGGCGCAACAGCATGCGCAAAGACTTTCATAGGCAATAACTACATTGCAGATATAAATAATCTTAATACAGGTGCAACATCAAGAACAGGAGGAATTTTAATTTTCAATGCATCATCAAGACAATGGATATGGAATAATTTAATAAGCCTCGGTTATAATACAAACAACTCATTAAATGTTTATGGAATTGTTCACTATAATACTGCTGCTCAAACGGGTCCTTTATATATTTACGATAACAGTGTTTATTTATCGGGGACTGCAAGCGGAACGGCGGCGAGTTATGCATTCCAGAGAGTGAGAGAAACTCCGATAGAATTAAAAGGAAATATTTTATCGAATATAAGAAGCGGAGGAACGGGGGGACAATTTGCGATATCGGTTATTAATTCAACCACTAACTGGACGGCAGGCAATATAAACAACAACGATATTTATTCTGCTAACTCTTCTACCATAGGGCAATGGCTGACAAATTCCTATGACTTCCCAAACTGGAAAACAAATTCCGGAGCTGATGCAAATTCTATTTCATCTGACCCGTTATATCACAGTATAATAAATTTGAGATTGCTGCCTAACTCGCCGTGCTACAATGCAGGAGTTCCGGTTTCATATGTTCCCGTTGATTATTATGGAACTACGAGGTCTTTAACCACTCCTACAATCGGCGCAGTAGAAATGACAAGCACTCAGTCACCCACAAGCCAGAATACAATAACGTCTCCTACTACAAGTACTGATAACGTAGTTTTATCATTGGCGGCAGCGGGAGGATTATCTGTTAATCCGGCTACATTATCACCTGCATCCGGCAGTCATTTTACAGGACAATATTATTCATCGGGAAGCACAGGAAATCACCCCGGCGCAACAAATATTTCCGGCTACTACTGGACTGTTTCCACAGATGCATCTTCATTCACCGGCTCGGTGAGATTTTATTTCAATAATATTCCTGCTAACGGAGTTTTGGTTCCGGGCACGCTTAAGTTATTAAAGCGAAACGGTCCCGGATTAGACTGGGCTGTATGGCCGACTACAACTAATACTGCTACTTATATAGAGGCAACGGGACTAACAGGATTTTCTGAGTTTGCACTGGGAGGCGATGTAGATAATCCGCTGCCTGTAGAGCTTACAAGTTTTTCAGCGGTTATAAATAACAGAGATGTAAATCTTAACTGGAAGACAACAACTGAAACCAATAACTCGGGATTTGATATTGAAAGAAAAACAATTGACGGCAGCTGGACGAAAATAGGTTTTGTTAATGGAAGTGGAAATTCAAATCATGAAAATTCTTATTCTTACTCAGACAGGAATCTGAGTAAAGGAAATTATAATTACAGACTTAAGCAGATAGATTTTAACGGAGCATACAAATATTATACTCTTGCGGGAAATGTAAGTGTTGGCGTTCCGGTAAAATTTGAGCTTTCGCAGAATTATCCAAATCCGTTCAACCCCGCTACTAAAATAAATTTCTCTTTGCCAAAGGATGCAAAAGTAACTTTGACTGTATTTGATATTTCCGGAAGGGAGATTGCAAGATTGCTTAACGATGAATTTAAGCAGGCAGATTTTTATACGGTGCAGTTCAACGGATTAAATCTGGCATCAGGTGTTTACTTTTATAAAATTGAGGCAGGAGAATTTATTCAGACAAAAAAAATGATGCTGGTAAAATAA
- a CDS encoding UBP-type zinc finger domain-containing protein produces MSAACEHIKNANENVKPRTPEGCEECLKMGDDWVHLRLCLECGHVGCCDNSKNKHATKHYHATHHPVIKSFEPGEDWKWCYVDEVYSE; encoded by the coding sequence ATGAGTGCAGCTTGCGAACACATAAAAAATGCAAATGAAAACGTAAAACCAAGAACACCGGAAGGATGTGAAGAGTGTCTGAAGATGGGAGACGACTGGGTTCATTTACGGCTCTGTCTTGAGTGCGGGCATGTCGGCTGCTGTGATAACTCAAAGAACAAGCACGCTACAAAGCACTATCATGCAACACATCACCCTGTAATAAAATCATTTGAGCCCGGTGAGGACTGGAAGTGGTGTTATGTTGATGAAGTTTATTCGGAATAA
- a CDS encoding DNA-binding protein — translation MRTKMFFPLALLFLFFSSAIYSQQGWGNKYNKIYDVNTVETVSGQVISIDKTSPDQNGIHLVLKADNNEITVHLGPGWYIEQQNVQINVNDNITLTGSKVTYEGSKFIIAKEVKKGDLILKLRDDNGAPLWAGWKNK, via the coding sequence ATGAGAACTAAAATGTTTTTTCCACTCGCTTTATTATTTTTATTTTTTTCATCTGCTATATATTCACAGCAAGGCTGGGGAAACAAATACAACAAAATTTACGATGTAAATACCGTTGAAACTGTTTCCGGCCAGGTTATAAGCATAGATAAAACTTCTCCCGATCAAAACGGAATTCACTTAGTACTGAAAGCTGATAATAATGAAATAACAGTGCATCTTGGACCGGGCTGGTATATTGAACAACAAAATGTTCAAATTAATGTAAATGATAATATTACTTTGACCGGCTCCAAAGTTACCTATGAGGGAAGTAAATTTATTATTGCAAAAGAAGTAAAAAAGGGAGACCTGATTTTAAAGCTGCGTGATGATAATGGAGCTCCTTTATGGGCAGGATGGAAAAACAAATAA
- a CDS encoding aspartate--ammonia ligase, whose translation MDTKPIDVKKKDLAGPGIGNYDELRNVLPNNYKSLLTPRETQLAITELKRFIEDGLSKELNLMKVEVPLIVDDESGFNDNLDRDGSRTPIEFHINNDYNKNPVNAQVVQAATKWKRFSLKEFDMQPGEGIITDMRAVRKDYFLDHDHSAYVDQWDWEKVIRPEDRTLDYLTDTVKKIWRVIKVAEMYIQEKFPQLKTDKYPNLPEDLVFIHAEDLLEMYPNLPRKQRETAILQKYPAVFIYGIGWTLKDGYPHELRAADYDDWVTETVSKDGRPMHGLNGDILVWNPVTQRRHELSSMGIRVNPETLKLQLEMTDQLDFLNFPYHKMIMNNEIPLSIGGGIGQSRTVMHLLKKAHLGEVSVTVWPKVLKDICKEKNIFVLE comes from the coding sequence ATGGATACCAAACCAATTGATGTAAAGAAAAAAGACTTAGCAGGACCCGGAATCGGAAACTACGATGAACTCAGAAACGTTCTGCCAAACAACTACAAATCACTTCTCACTCCAAGAGAAACACAGCTTGCAATCACTGAATTAAAAAGATTTATCGAAGACGGACTTTCAAAAGAGTTAAATCTTATGAAGGTTGAAGTGCCTTTAATCGTCGATGACGAAAGCGGCTTCAATGATAATCTGGATAGAGACGGTTCAAGAACTCCTATAGAGTTTCACATCAACAACGATTATAATAAAAATCCCGTAAATGCCCAGGTAGTACAGGCAGCAACTAAGTGGAAAAGATTTTCATTAAAAGAATTTGATATGCAGCCCGGCGAAGGTATCATTACCGATATGCGGGCGGTAAGAAAAGATTATTTCTTAGACCACGACCACAGCGCATACGTTGACCAGTGGGACTGGGAAAAAGTCATACGTCCGGAAGATAGAACTCTCGACTATCTGACCGACACAGTAAAGAAAATCTGGCGCGTAATAAAAGTAGCGGAAATGTACATTCAGGAAAAATTCCCGCAGCTGAAAACAGATAAGTATCCGAATCTTCCAGAAGATCTGGTATTCATCCATGCTGAGGACTTGCTTGAAATGTATCCTAACCTTCCAAGGAAACAAAGGGAAACAGCCATACTGCAAAAATATCCTGCAGTATTTATTTATGGAATCGGCTGGACGCTAAAAGACGGGTATCCCCATGAACTAAGAGCAGCAGACTACGATGACTGGGTAACTGAGACAGTATCGAAAGACGGAAGACCAATGCACGGACTTAACGGTGATATACTTGTTTGGAACCCTGTAACACAAAGAAGACATGAGTTATCTTCGATGGGTATAAGAGTAAATCCCGAAACATTAAAGCTTCAGCTTGAAATGACTGACCAGCTTGATTTCTTAAACTTCCCTTATCACAAAATGATAATGAACAATGAAATTCCATTGAGCATCGGCGGAGGAATAGGACAGTCAAGAACCGTAATGCATCTGCTAAAGAAAGCGCATTTAGGAGAAGTAAGCGTAACGGTATGGCCGAAGGTATTAAAAGATATCTGTAAAGAAAAAAATATTTTTGTACTCGAATAG
- a CDS encoding response regulator transcription factor yields MKATKKINKTSIVIIEDNRLLREGITSLINEQPELKVVGAFSERENALTKIFELKPDIVLIDLGLRSQNSLRVVKSIKQRSEKIKIIVMDLMPIENDILDFVKAGASGFILKDAKVHEFIKTINAVAAGEKILPTHMTGSLFNQIIDRAVNGTTTSDLEQAVKMTKRERQVIELIADGLANKEIGKLLNLSPFTVKSHVHNILEKMALHSRVQIATYAHTSKEFKETNPKASENNS; encoded by the coding sequence ATGAAAGCAACAAAAAAAATTAATAAAACAAGTATTGTAATAATCGAAGACAACCGTCTGCTTCGCGAAGGAATTACAAGCTTAATAAACGAACAGCCCGAATTAAAAGTAGTCGGAGCGTTCAGCGAAAGAGAAAATGCCCTAACAAAAATATTTGAACTAAAACCTGATATAGTATTAATTGATTTAGGATTAAGAAGTCAGAACAGTCTGCGAGTTGTAAAATCTATCAAGCAGCGTTCGGAAAAAATAAAAATTATTGTGATGGACTTGATGCCGATAGAAAATGACATACTTGATTTTGTAAAAGCAGGCGCATCAGGGTTTATACTTAAAGATGCCAAAGTCCATGAGTTCATCAAAACAATAAATGCAGTTGCTGCCGGAGAAAAAATCCTGCCAACTCATATGACAGGTTCTCTTTTTAATCAGATAATAGACAGAGCTGTAAACGGAACGACAACTTCAGATTTAGAGCAGGCAGTAAAAATGACAAAACGCGAGCGCCAGGTAATTGAGCTTATTGCCGACGGACTTGCAAATAAAGAGATTGGCAAGCTGCTTAATTTATCTCCGTTTACAGTAAAAAGCCATGTGCATAATATTCTGGAAAAAATGGCACTGCACTCACGAGTACAGATTGCAACATATGCTCACACCAGTAAAGAGTTCAAAGAGACAAACCCCAAAGCCTCTGAAAATAATTCTTAG
- a CDS encoding response regulator transcription factor, which produces MYIEKKIHEYVEAGVNGFILKDCKIEDFINAIASVAAGKEVIPCQREEIRIFKTKQSTEVTENSEEMKPVKLTKRERLVIGLIANGTDNKEIKRLLHISAFKLKNHVHDIFKKVALHSEMQS; this is translated from the coding sequence ATGTATATAGAAAAAAAAATACACGAATATGTAGAAGCAGGGGTTAATGGATTCATCCTGAAAGATTGCAAGATAGAGGATTTTATTAATGCCATTGCCTCAGTAGCTGCAGGTAAGGAAGTTATTCCATGCCAACGTGAGGAAATAAGAATATTTAAAACAAAACAAAGCACTGAAGTGACAGAAAATTCAGAAGAAATGAAACCGGTTAAACTGACTAAGCGCGAACGCCTGGTAATCGGACTGATAGCAAACGGAACAGATAATAAAGAAATCAAAAGGCTTCTTCATATATCAGCTTTTAAGCTGAAGAACCATGTTCACGATATTTTCAAAAAAGTTGCGCTGCACTCCGAGATGCAGAGTTAG